A window of the Diabrotica undecimpunctata isolate CICGRU chromosome 1, icDiaUnde3, whole genome shotgun sequence genome harbors these coding sequences:
- the Polr2G gene encoding DNA-directed RNA polymerase II subunit RPB7 isoform X2: MFYHISLEHEILLHPQYFGPQLLEKVKTKLYTEVEGTCTGKYGFVIAVTTIDSIGAGLILPGQGFVVYPVKYKAIVFRPFKGEVLDAVVRQVNKVGMFAEIGPLSCFISHHSIPAEMEFCPNVNPQCYKTKDEDVVIRAEGEIRLKIVGTRVDASGIFAIGTLMDDYLGLISN, from the exons ATGTTTTACCAC atatctcTAGAACACGAAATCCTACTACATCCACAATATTTCGGACCACAACTCTTAGAAAAAGTCAAAACTAAATTGTATACCGAAGTTGAAGGAACCTGCACAGGAAA GTATGGATTCGTGATTGCCGTGACTACGATAGATAGCATAGGTGCCGGTTTGATACTACCTGGACAAGGCTTCGTAGTCTACCCCGTTAAATACAAAGCCATCGTGTTCCGCCCGTTTAAAGGTGAAGTCCTGGATGCGGTGGTTCGACAAGTGAACAAAGTTGGCATGTTCGCTGAAATAGGTCCTTTATCCTGCTTCATTTCTCATCATTCCATACCCGCTGAAATGGAGTTTTGTCCTAATGTTAATCCACAATGCTACAAGACCAAAGACGAAGATGTTGTGATACGAGCAGAAGGAGAAATCAGATTGAAAATAGTGGGTACGAGAGTAGATGCCTCGGGAATA tttgCAATTGGAACCTTAATGGATGATTATTTGGGATTGATAAGTAATTaa
- the Polr2G gene encoding DNA-directed RNA polymerase II subunit RPB7 isoform X1, with the protein MFYHISLEHEILLHPQYFGPQLLEKVKTKLYTEVEGTCTGKYGFVIAVTTIDSIGAGLILPGQGFVVYPVKYKAIVFRPFKGEVLDAVVRQVNKVGMFAEIGPLSCFISHHSIPAEMEFCPNVNPQCYKTKDEDVVIRAEGEIRLKIVGTRVDASGIFAIGTLMDDYLGLITKMAEHHSWKSFIFRRRIVAKIEREIRESGMNPPRNSEEMENHIFSIAKNKDEYLGLTARIILHMRQMRERTLVSGQGQRARA; encoded by the exons ATGTTTTACCAC atatctcTAGAACACGAAATCCTACTACATCCACAATATTTCGGACCACAACTCTTAGAAAAAGTCAAAACTAAATTGTATACCGAAGTTGAAGGAACCTGCACAGGAAA GTATGGATTCGTGATTGCCGTGACTACGATAGATAGCATAGGTGCCGGTTTGATACTACCTGGACAAGGCTTCGTAGTCTACCCCGTTAAATACAAAGCCATCGTGTTCCGCCCGTTTAAAGGTGAAGTCCTGGATGCGGTGGTTCGACAAGTGAACAAAGTTGGCATGTTCGCTGAAATAGGTCCTTTATCCTGCTTCATTTCTCATCATTCCATACCCGCTGAAATGGAGTTTTGTCCTAATGTTAATCCACAATGCTACAAGACCAAAGACGAAGATGTTGTGATACGAGCAGAAGGAGAAATCAGATTGAAAATAGTGGGTACGAGAGTAGATGCCTCGGGAATA tttgCAATTGGAACCTTAATGGATGATTATTTGGGATTGATAA CAAAAATGGCAGAACATCATTCTTGGAAGTCATTTATTTTTCGAAGAAGAATAGTTGCAAAAAT TGAACGAGAAATTCGTGAGTCTGGTATGAATCCGCCGAGAAATAGTGAAGAAATGGAAAATCATATATTCTCAATAGCCAAGAATAAAGATGAATACCTTGGACTTACTGCCAGGATAATCTTACATATGAGACAAATGA GAGAAAGGACGCTTGTTTCTGGTCAAGGACAGAGAGCACGGGCTTAG